TGGATGATCTAACTCCCTGCTTTTTAAAGGGGGCTGGGGGGGATCACTCTCTTTTACTGTTTCTTGATCTAACTCCCCCCTTTTTAAGGGGGGCTGGGGGGGATCACTCTGTTCAGAAGAAAATTGATCAATTTGCAGTGCTAACCAAATTGTATCCGCTATTTCTTCGGCTGACAATTCCAGTTTTTGACTCAACACTGTAATTAATTGATTAATCATCTGTCCTCCGCACTGCTTAAATATTTCATTAACACATCAATTAGATCATTTTCTTCTGCTGCTTCGGGTTTAAATTCACGAGTCACCATATAAATTGCATTCAAAAGTTGATCTGTAGCAATATCTCCTCCTTCTCGTAATTCTATAAACTTTTTAATTAAATTCTCTATTTTTGTTCTATCTTGCGTTAATTTATCTTTCTCTAAATGGGCTTCAACAATTTCCATTAACGCAGTTGCATCAGGATCATAAGGCATATTTAACCTTAAACACCGCCTGAGAAATGCGGGCGGAAAATCTCGTTCACCGTTATTCGTTAAAATAATAAAGGGGAAATTTAGACAACGAACTTTTCCATCTTTTATAGGTACGTCTATCCCATCATAAGTTCTAACTTCTACTTGATTTATTTCTTGAGAAATTCGGGCTAATTCTGGGATTTCAAATTCTCCCTCCTCAAATAAATTCAGTAAATCATTAGGTAAATTAATATCGCTTTTGTCGATTTCATCAATTAATAATACACGGGGACGAGGGGAAGGAAGCAACGCTGTTCCTAATGGCCCTAATTGAATATAGCGACCGATATCTTTACTTTTATCGCCCATTTGTACATCTT
This region of Planktothrix serta PCC 8927 genomic DNA includes:
- a CDS encoding AAA family ATPase, producing the protein MNNWKIFKGNSQPHDEINRLPPPPSWRKFTGVDEAIVTEIEQRWQKFCQGLDKNTRDSERGQSFRIQTDNNNDRNSVINMVNAALYLRRPLLVTGKPGTGKTSLAYAVAYELKLGTVLPWYITARSTLQEGLYRYDAIARLQDVQMGDKSKDIGRYIQLGPLGTALLPSPRPRVLLIDEIDKSDINLPNDLLNLFEEGEFEIPELARISQEINQVEVRTYDGIDVPIKDGKVRCLNFPFIILTNNGERDFPPAFLRRCLRLNMPYDPDATALMEIVEAHLEKDKLTQDRTKIENLIKKFIELREGGDIATDQLLNAIYMVTREFKPEAAEENDLIDVLMKYLSSAEDR